Below is a window of Demequina muriae DNA.
GCATCGCGATGTTCACCGAGCCTGCGATCACCAGGGACCACAGCACGTCGACCTTGGTCGCGCGCAGCAGCACGGGCAGGCGCGCGGTCGTGGCTCCCCCGCCAGGGCCCGTCTGGGTCGTCGTGTCTGATCGATCAGACTCCGTCGCCGCCGATGAGTCGGGCGCGGCGATCGCGGTGGCATCGGTCTCGCCCGCAAGGCGGCTCGGGACGCTCGCCTCCGGCACAGCGGTGCGCTCGACCGCCGCCGTGACGTCGCGGGGCTCGACCCTGACGGCGGCGACGTCCGCGCCCGCCTGACCGGGCAGGTGGCGATCCCGCGCCAGCGCCGAGTGCAGGTAGATCGCGTGCGGCATCACGGTCGCACCGAGCATCGAGGCGGCGAGCAGGACCGTGCCGGAGTCCGCGAAGCGCGGCACCAGACCGCCCGCGGTCTGCGCCCAGTCCACGGGCGACACGAACAGTCCCGCGAGGAAGCCCACCGCGATGATGGCCAGGAAGCCCATGATGACGAACTCGAACGGTCGCTGGCCCTTCCGGGAGTGGACGGCGAGCAGCGCCATCGACACGGCGCCGGTGATGAGGCCGCCCCACACGAGCGGGAGCCCGAAGAGCAGATTCAGGGCGATCGCCCCGCCGATGACCTCGGCCAGGTCGGTGGCGGCGGCCACCACCTCGGCCTGCCCCCAGTAGGACAGCCGGGTGCCGCGACCCAGCCGTGCGCCCATCAGCTCGGGAAGGGACCGGCCGGTCACGAGACCCAGCTTGGCGCTGAGGTACTGGATCAGCACGGCCATCGCGTTCGAGACCACGAGCACCCACACCAGGAGATAGCCATACTCCGCGCCCGCCGTGAGGTTGGCCGCGACGTTGCCGGGATCGACGTAGGCGACGGCCGCGACGAACGCGGGTCCGAGCAGCATCCACAGGCGCCGCTCAGGGCGGCGCACCGGTGCGCGTTCCGAGGCCTCCACGTGAGGCGAGGCGGAGGGGGTGAGAGGCATGCTTCTCAACTTAGCATCGAGATTTCGGTACACCGAACTTCTGCCCGCAGACCCATCATCGGACCAGTCACGTCAGATTCGGGTGCGCGTGCAGGAGGATGCGGTGCCGAAGGCTGCGCTGTCGCAGGTCAGCGGGGAGCGAGCATCATCACGCCTGCCCCGATCAGGCACAGCGTCGCTCCGGTCCAGTCCCACGCGTCGGGCCTGAAGCGGTCGACCACGATGCCCCAG
It encodes the following:
- a CDS encoding Nramp family divalent metal transporter, which codes for MPLTPSASPHVEASERAPVRRPERRLWMLLGPAFVAAVAYVDPGNVAANLTAGAEYGYLLVWVLVVSNAMAVLIQYLSAKLGLVTGRSLPELMGARLGRGTRLSYWGQAEVVAAATDLAEVIGGAIALNLLFGLPLVWGGLITGAVSMALLAVHSRKGQRPFEFVIMGFLAIIAVGFLAGLFVSPVDWAQTAGGLVPRFADSGTVLLAASMLGATVMPHAIYLHSALARDRHLPGQAGADVAAVRVEPRDVTAAVERTAVPEASVPSRLAGETDATAIAAPDSSAATESDRSDTTTQTGPGGGATTARLPVLLRATKVDVLWSLVIAGSVNIAMLLLAAASLRGVGGTDTIAGAHAAIEANLGPIIGVVFAVGLLASGLAATSVGAYAGAVIMGGLLHRRIPLLTRRLVTLIPALVVIALGADPTWALVLSQVVLSLGIPFALIPLVRLTNDRAVMGEHVSGLPLRMTGWAVVAAIVALNVALIVITATGG